GGGTAGCCGCCGGTGAGCGGCGTCTCGCCGGGACGGGTGTCCTCGCCCGCGAGCGACTGCGCGGCGAGCGACTGCGAGAACGACAGCACCACGTCGGTCATCCCCACGTCCACGTACGTCCCCTCGCCGGTGCGCTCGCGGGTGAGCAGGGCGCTCACGACGCCGAAGGCGGCGAACAGGCCGCCCGCGAGGTCCGCCACCTGGTAACCGGGCACCACCGGGCGGTCGCGCGGACCGGCGCGCGTCACGTCGAGCAGGCCCGCCCGCCCGACGTAGTTGACGTCGTGGCCCGCGCGCTCCGCCTCGGGACCGGTCTGGCCGTAGCCCGTGACCGAGCAGTAGACGATCTCGGGGTTGCGCGCGCGGAGCGTGTCGTAATCGACGCCGAGGCGATCGACGACGCCCGGCCGGAACCCCTCGATCACGGCGTCGGCCTCCTCGACGAGCGCGTAGACCGCCTCGCGGCCCCCCTCGTCCTTGAGGTCGACGGCGACGCTTCGCTTGCCCCGGTTCACCGCGTCGAACACCGCGCCCACGCCGCGATCCGTCAGCGGTTCCATGTGCCGGGCGTAGTCGCCGGTGCCCGCGTCCTCGATCTTCACCACGTCCGCGCCCATGTCGGAGAGCAGTTGCGTCGCGTAGGGACCGGGGAGCAGTCGCGTCAGGTCGAGCACGCGGATGCCGCGGAGATCCATGCGACGACTCCGGCCGCGGGGGACATATACTGTCGGCCGTGACCGCCGAACGACGTCACCCGACGAGATCGCGTTCACGTCGTACGAGGCGCTGGCGTAGAGCGACGTGCCCTCCCGGGAGAGGGATCGTCGGGCGAACACCTATGCCCTCGGTGTGCGATCACGTCCCACGCGCTATGATGGACGCCCAACTCACCGTGGCCGGGTTGCTCGACCGCGCGGCCGACCTCTTTCCCGACCGTGAGATCGTCACGAAGCGGCCGGACGGGGGCCTCCACCGGTACACCTACGCGGACGCTCACAGTCGGATCTGTCAGCTCGCGCACGCGCTCGACGACCTCGGAGTCGAGCGGGGCGAGCGGATCGCCACCGTCGCGGCGAACGACCACCGCCACCTGGAACTGTACTTCGCGCCGCCGTGCTCCGGCCGGTCGATCCACATGTGCAACGTGCGCCTGCCCGACGAGCACTTCCGGTACATCGTGAACGACGCCGAGGACCGGGTGCTGTTCGTCGACCCGGCGTTCGTCGAGAAGGTGGAGGCCAACGCCGACGCCCTCGAGACCGTAGAGCGGTACGTCGTGCTGGCCGACGAGGTCCCCGAGACCTCCCTCGACCCCGTGATCGCCTACGAGGACCTCGTCGCGGGCTACCCGACGGCGTACGACTGGCCCGACCTCGACGAGTGGGACGAGTGCGGGATGTGCTACACCTCGGGGACGACGGGGAGGCCGAAGGGCGTCGCCTACACCCACCGCGCCATCTACCTCCACAGCCTCATGTGCGGGCACGTCGACGCCAACGGGATCGGCGAGTCCGATGTCGTCCTCCCCGTCGTCCCGATGTTCCACGCCAACGGGTGGGGCATCCCCTACGCCGCGACGTTCGTCGGCGCGAAGCAGGTCCTCCCGGGCGTCCACACCGACCCGGGGTCGGTCGCGGAACTCGTCGCGGACGAGGGGGTGACCGTCTCGGCCGCCGTCCCGACGATCTGGCTGGAGATGGCCGAGTACCTCGACGAGCACCCCGAGGTGGACATCTCGAACGTCGACCGCCTGACCGTCGGCGGGAGCGCCCCGCCCGAGTCCCTCATCCGGCGGTACGACGAGGAGTACGACGCACCGATCGTCCAGGGCTGGGGGATGACCGAGACTACGCCGCTGGGGACGCTCAGCACGCTCCGGAAGGAACTGCGGGATCTCCCGAAGGAAGAACAGTACCGCTACCGCGCCACGGCGGGGATGCCCGTCCCCGGGATCGAGGTTCGGATCCGCGATAGCAGTGGAAACGACGTCCCCCGCGACGGCGAGTCGATGGGCGAACTCCAGATCCGCGGCCCGTGGGTGGCCGGGGAGTACCACAACCGGCCGGACGCGAACCGCGAGTCGTTCACCGAGGACGGGTGGCTCCGGACGGGCGACATCGCGACGATGGACGAGCACGGCTACGTCGACGTCAAGGACCGGACGAAGGACGTGATCAAGTCCGGCGGGGAGTGGATCTCCAGCGTCGAACTGGAGAACGAACTGATGGCCCACGACGCCGTCGCGGAGGCGGCCGTCGTCGCCGTCGACCACGAGACGTGGCAGGAGCGCCCCCTCGCGTGCGTCGTCCTCCGCGAGGGCGCGGACGCCTCCGCGGACGACCTGCGCGAGCACCTCGCAGAGCGCTTCCCGAAGTGGTGGCTCCCCGACGCGATCGAGTTCCTCGATTCGATCCCGCGCACCTCGACCGGGAAGTTCGACAAGCGGACGCTGCGCGAGCAGTACGACGACGTAGTGCTGGAGGGGGAGCGGGAGGAGGCGTGAGGATGGCCGAGAAAGCGTAACGGCGGGGGCACCGAGCGATTAAGTCGCCCCGCCCGAACGTCGAGGTATGACAACGCAGGACGCGCCGTCGTCGGGCGTGAGCTTCGAGACGACCGAGGAGTGGCGGCTCATCCGGTCCAGCCTCGACGAGTTCATAGAGCGGGAGGTGGCGGCGCTCGAGGACGACCTGGGCGAGACGTGGTCGAACCCGCGCCTGCGCCACGAGGCCGACGGCCGCCTCGTCCCGGAGGTGGTCGAGGCGATCGAGGAGGTCCGCCGGCGGAGCGCCGAGGCGGGCTTCTACGCCATGAACGTGCCGGAGGAGGCGGGCGGCGAGGGCGTCTCGAACGTGACGTGGTACCGCGCGAAGAAGCACGTCGCGAGCCACGGCCCCGGCCTGTCGCGGCACGTCCTCGCGGGGCCGGAGGGACCGAAGCCGCTGCTCCTCCAGGCGGAGGGCGAGCAGGTCGAGCGGTACCTGGAGCCGACGGTGCGCGCCGAGAAGTCCGCCGGGTTCGCGCAGACGGAACCCGGGGCGGGCTCGGACTCGCCCGCGATGCGGACGCGCGCGGAGCGCGACGGCGACGAGTGGGTGCTGAACGGCACGAAGCAGTGGATCACGAACGCCCCCTACGCCGACTTCCTGCAGGTGTTCGCGCGGACGACCCCGCGGGAGGAGGCCGGGCGCTACGGCGGGATCACCTGCTTCCTCGTCGAGCGAGACGAGTACGAGGTCGGGAGCCTCAACAACGCCGTCGGCTCCGTCGGCCGGCAGGCCGAGGTCCACCTCGACGACGTGCGCCTCGGCGACGAGCGCGTGCTCGGCGAGGTCGGCGAGGCGTTCTACGCGGCGATGGGCTTCCTCTCGCTCGGGCGGATGGAACTCGGTGCTGAGGCGGTCGGACTGTCGGCGTTCCTCCTCGATCGGGCGACGGCGTACGCGCGGGACCGCGAGGCGTTCGGGCGGCCGATCGGGGCGTTCCAGGGTGTCTCGCACAAACTCGCGGCGGGACGGGCGAAGAGCTACGCGGCCGACGCGGCGGGGTACCGGCTCGCGTGGACGATGGACGAGGAGGAGGAGGCGATCGAGGCGTCCTCGATCTTCAAGTGGTTCGCCACGCGGGCGCTCTGGGAGGTCGCGGACGCGACGGTGCAGGTCCACGGCGGCAACGGCCTGAGCGAGGACAACCCGTTCGTGGACGCGCTGCAGTACGCCCGCATCCTCCGGATCGTCGAGGGGACCGACGAGATACAGCTCGAGACCATCGCGAAGCAGATGGGCGTCAGGTAGGTGGCGGTCCGGAGCCGGCGCTACAGCTCGGTGACCGCCTCCTCGACCGCCTCGCGCGGGACGGGCGAGATCCAGTCGTCGGCCACCCACGCGTCGCGGACGGTCCGCTCTCCGTCGAGGACGAAGACGGCCCGCATCGGCGTCGACGTGTTCGCCATCCCCGCACGCGGGGTGAGGAGGTCGTACGCCTCGCTCGCCGCGCCGTCCACGTCCGCGAACATCCGGAAGGGGCTGTCGAGGTAGCGGACGAAGGCGTTGACGGCGTAGGGGCCGTCCCGGCTGACGCCGAGGACGGGCACGTCGAACGCGTCCCAGCCGGCGCGGTCGTAGCGCTTCCACCAGTTCTCCGCGATGGCGGAGAACGCGAACGCCGAGAACACGAGCACGCCGCCGCCGTCGAGCGCCGTAGAGAGGCGCGTCGAGCGGAACGTCTCGCCGGTACAGAGCAACGACTCGAAGTCGGGGGCGCGGTCGCCGGGGGTCGGTGGCATGGCACACCTCTCGTCGGGACGGAGGAAAAGCCCGCGGTCGTGAGGGTTTTTACCACTGGAACCCCTTCCACCGGTCATGACGCGAACGCTCTACCGGCTGGAGGGCTGTCCGTACTGCGAACTGGTCGTCGACAAGCTCGACGAACTCGACCTCGACTTCGAGAGCGTCTGGGTGGAGGGGCTCCACTCGAAGCGCGACGAGGTGAAGCGCGTCTCCGGCCAGCGCGCGGTGCCGGTGCTCGTCGACGACGAGCGCGGACTCACGATGGGAGAGAGCGCGAACATCGTCGACTACCTCGAACGCTCCTACGGCGCGGCCTGACCGCCGTGTCATTTCAGTCCGAGTGACACACCTATTTATAGATCGATGAGAAACCGTCGGACGAGGATGCCAAGCTGCCAGAACTGCGAGTCGTTTGTGACGGAAGCGTACGTACGAGTGTTCGCCCCGCAGGGGATGGAGTCGGTTCGGGTCTGCCCTCGGTGTGAGGATAAACTGCGCGACGGCGCGGAGATACGCCAGGCGCGGTCGTCGCGCGGGAACTGATCGAGCGGCCTACTCGTCGAGGCTGTGCGGGTCGAGCCCCGGATCGTCGACCGCCGGCGCGCCGAGCGCGAGGACGATCCCCGGCTCGTCGCCGACGTTCCGGTGGCCGTGTCCCGTCATCGGGCCGGCGGCGTAGAACGTCCCCGGCCCGGCCTCGACGATCTCCTCCTCGCCCGACTTGCCGACCTTGAGCGAGAACGTCCCCTGGAGGACGTAGTACAGTTCCTCCTGTTCGGCGTGGGCGTGGTACTGGATCTCCTCGCCGGGGTCGAAGTACCAGAGTTTCACCTTCAGGTTCTCCGTTCCGAGCGCCTCGTCGATCGCCCGGGTGTCGAGGTCCGGGGGGACCTCGTCGATCTGCGAGAGGTCGGTGATCGGGACGTCGTCGGTGTGGACGATCTCGTAGCCCATGCTATGAGGGAACAGGCACGCCGATTACAAATACCTAGTAGTCGGCGAGAGCGTCGCGGATGCGTGGGAGTGCCTCGGTCGCGTCCGCGCGGAAATCGTACTCGGCCCGCCCCGAGAGGGCGGTGCGCTCCCGATTGACGACGACGAGCGTCGCGCCGCGCCCGGCGGCCTCGCGCGGCAGACTGGCGGCCGGTTCGACCGACAGCGACGACCCCACGACGAGGACGGCGTCGGCGCGCTGGGCCATCGCGTGGGCCCGGTACCAGGCGTAGTCGGGCAGTCGCTCCCCGAAGAGCACCACGTCGGGCTTCAGGAGGCCGTCGCAGCGCCGACAGCGCGGCGGGAGGTCGGCGGCGCGGGACCGCACCGCGTCCAGGTCGTCGGTCCCCCCGCAGTCGGTGCAGACGACCCGCTCGCCGTTGCCGTGGAGTTCGACGACGCGGTCGCTCCCGGCCGCCTGGTGGAGGCCGTCGACGTTCTGGGTGATCACGCCCCCGATGTGGCCCTCGCGTTCGAGCGCCGCGAGCGCCTCGTGGGCGCGGTTCGGCTCGCGCCCCTCCCCGTACAGTTCCTCGACGAGGGCGAGGCGGTCGTCCCAGAACCCCTCCGGGTCGGCCTCGAAGCGGCTGATGTGGAAGTCCTCCGGGTCGTAGCGCGTCCAGACGCCGTCCGATCCGCGGAAGTCGGGGATACCGGAGGCGGTGCTCACCCCCGCGCCCGTCATCGCGACCGCGCGCTCCGCGTCGCCGAGCGCGCCCGCCGCGAACCGGAGTTCGTCCTCGTCCATGTGCGCGCAAGGGGACGCGGCCGCAAAAGGGCGCGGGCGGACCTCGAATCGACGAACAGTCGCGGGGACGGGCGGGCGTCGAGCGACGCGAGCGTCGCCTCCGTGTGCGAGAAGGTGGGAGGCCCTCTCAGAACTCGGGGAGGTTCGCCAGTTCGCCCTCCGCTACCTCCTCGAAGGCGTCGCGGGCGATGACGCGCTTGTGGACCTCGTCCGCGCCGTCGACGAGGCGGAACGCGCGAACCGCCTGGTAGAAGTCGGAGATCGGGAGGTCGCGGCTGATGCCCGCGCCGCCGCAGGCCTGCAGGGAGAAGTCGATGGTCTCCTGTGCGGCGTTCGCCGCGAACACCTTGCACATCGAGACGGGGACGCGCGCCTCGCCGCCCTCGGTGATCTCGCGGGCGGCGTGGCGGACCATCGTCCGTGTCGCGTGTAGCCGCGTCTCGTAGTCGGCCACCTCGAACCGGAGAGACTGCTTCTCGTCGAGCGTCGAGCCGAACGCCTCGCGGTCGGCCATGTACGCCTTCGCGATGTCGAGCGCGCGGGTCGCCATGCCGGTGAAGCGCATGCAGTGGGTCAGGCGGGCGGGACCGAGGCGCTGCTGGGCGTGCGTGAACCCCTCGTTTAGCTCCCCGAGCAGGTTCTCCTCGGGGATCCGCACGCCGTCGTACTCGATCTCGGCGTGGCTCTCGTGGATGAGGCCCTGTCCGAGGTGGGGGATGTCGCGGACGACGTTCACGCCGTCGGCGTCGGCAGGGACGAGGAAGAGCGACGTCCCGGCGTAGGGGTGGGCGTCCATGTCGGTGCGCGCCATCACGATCAGCACGTCGGCCTCGCTCCCCTGCGTCGTCCACCACTTGTGGCCGTCGATCACCCACTCGTCGCCGTCCTTCTCCGCCCTCGTGCGCATCATCTTCGGGTCCGACCCCGCCCCCTGCTTGGGTTCGGTCATCGAGAACGCGGAGACGAGATCGCCCGCCACGAGCGGCCGCAGGTACTCCTCCTTCTGTTCCTCGGTGCCGACGAGTTCGATGGTGTGCATGTTCCCCTCGTCGGGCGCGTCGACGCGCATCGCGGGCGCGCCGAGGATCGACCGGCCGGCCTCCTCGAACAGCGGGAGCACGTCGCGGAA
The Halomarina pelagica DNA segment above includes these coding regions:
- a CDS encoding cupin domain-containing protein; amino-acid sequence: MGYEIVHTDDVPITDLSQIDEVPPDLDTRAIDEALGTENLKVKLWYFDPGEEIQYHAHAEQEELYYVLQGTFSLKVGKSGEEEIVEAGPGTFYAAGPMTGHGHRNVGDEPGIVLALGAPAVDDPGLDPHSLDE
- a CDS encoding DUF7563 family protein, with the translated sequence MPSCQNCESFVTEAYVRVFAPQGMESVRVCPRCEDKLRDGAEIRQARSSRGN
- a CDS encoding CaiB/BaiF CoA transferase family protein, translating into MDLRGIRVLDLTRLLPGPYATQLLSDMGADVVKIEDAGTGDYARHMEPLTDRGVGAVFDAVNRGKRSVAVDLKDEGGREAVYALVEEADAVIEGFRPGVVDRLGVDYDTLRARNPEIVYCSVTGYGQTGPEAERAGHDVNYVGRAGLLDVTRAGPRDRPVVPGYQVADLAGGLFAAFGVVSALLTRERTGEGTYVDVGMTDVVLSFSQSLAAQSLAGEDTRPGETPLTGGYPWYDVYEAADGEYVTLAALEPQFWRAFCEAVDREDLIDAHMTEDPDERAALREALADVFLTRPRDEWVETFRDVDGTVDGVYSPREAVRDPQFEARGMIERGDSAPPRLGFPAVTDLPDGDERVPGHGEHTDEVLREAGLPADRIAALREAGAVK
- a CDS encoding acyl-CoA dehydrogenase family protein is translated as MTTQDAPSSGVSFETTEEWRLIRSSLDEFIEREVAALEDDLGETWSNPRLRHEADGRLVPEVVEAIEEVRRRSAEAGFYAMNVPEEAGGEGVSNVTWYRAKKHVASHGPGLSRHVLAGPEGPKPLLLQAEGEQVERYLEPTVRAEKSAGFAQTEPGAGSDSPAMRTRAERDGDEWVLNGTKQWITNAPYADFLQVFARTTPREEAGRYGGITCFLVERDEYEVGSLNNAVGSVGRQAEVHLDDVRLGDERVLGEVGEAFYAAMGFLSLGRMELGAEAVGLSAFLLDRATAYARDREAFGRPIGAFQGVSHKLAAGRAKSYAADAAGYRLAWTMDEEEEAIEASSIFKWFATRALWEVADATVQVHGGNGLSEDNPFVDALQYARILRIVEGTDEIQLETIAKQMGVR
- a CDS encoding long-chain fatty acid--CoA ligase, with the translated sequence MDAQLTVAGLLDRAADLFPDREIVTKRPDGGLHRYTYADAHSRICQLAHALDDLGVERGERIATVAANDHRHLELYFAPPCSGRSIHMCNVRLPDEHFRYIVNDAEDRVLFVDPAFVEKVEANADALETVERYVVLADEVPETSLDPVIAYEDLVAGYPTAYDWPDLDEWDECGMCYTSGTTGRPKGVAYTHRAIYLHSLMCGHVDANGIGESDVVLPVVPMFHANGWGIPYAATFVGAKQVLPGVHTDPGSVAELVADEGVTVSAAVPTIWLEMAEYLDEHPEVDISNVDRLTVGGSAPPESLIRRYDEEYDAPIVQGWGMTETTPLGTLSTLRKELRDLPKEEQYRYRATAGMPVPGIEVRIRDSSGNDVPRDGESMGELQIRGPWVAGEYHNRPDANRESFTEDGWLRTGDIATMDEHGYVDVKDRTKDVIKSGGEWISSVELENELMAHDAVAEAAVVAVDHETWQERPLACVVLREGADASADDLREHLAERFPKWWLPDAIEFLDSIPRTSTGKFDKRTLREQYDDVVLEGEREEA
- a CDS encoding glutathione S-transferase N-terminal domain-containing protein codes for the protein MTRTLYRLEGCPYCELVVDKLDELDLDFESVWVEGLHSKRDEVKRVSGQRAVPVLVDDERGLTMGESANIVDYLERSYGAA
- a CDS encoding peroxiredoxin family protein, coding for MPPTPGDRAPDFESLLCTGETFRSTRLSTALDGGGVLVFSAFAFSAIAENWWKRYDRAGWDAFDVPVLGVSRDGPYAVNAFVRYLDSPFRMFADVDGAASEAYDLLTPRAGMANTSTPMRAVFVLDGERTVRDAWVADDWISPVPREAVEEAVTEL
- a CDS encoding SIR2 family NAD-dependent protein deacylase; amino-acid sequence: MDEDELRFAAGALGDAERAVAMTGAGVSTASGIPDFRGSDGVWTRYDPEDFHISRFEADPEGFWDDRLALVEELYGEGREPNRAHEALAALEREGHIGGVITQNVDGLHQAAGSDRVVELHGNGERVVCTDCGGTDDLDAVRSRAADLPPRCRRCDGLLKPDVVLFGERLPDYAWYRAHAMAQRADAVLVVGSSLSVEPAASLPREAAGRGATLVVVNRERTALSGRAEYDFRADATEALPRIRDALADY
- a CDS encoding acyl-CoA dehydrogenase family protein, yielding MEYHDSSEALELRDRAREFMNEVVVPTEREYQREGSVPDSVVADLREAAHEYGVYCPQIGEEWGGMGVAFRDVLPLFEEAGRSILGAPAMRVDAPDEGNMHTIELVGTEEQKEEYLRPLVAGDLVSAFSMTEPKQGAGSDPKMMRTRAEKDGDEWVIDGHKWWTTQGSEADVLIVMARTDMDAHPYAGTSLFLVPADADGVNVVRDIPHLGQGLIHESHAEIEYDGVRIPEENLLGELNEGFTHAQQRLGPARLTHCMRFTGMATRALDIAKAYMADREAFGSTLDEKQSLRFEVADYETRLHATRTMVRHAAREITEGGEARVPVSMCKVFAANAAQETIDFSLQACGGAGISRDLPISDFYQAVRAFRLVDGADEVHKRVIARDAFEEVAEGELANLPEF